The sequence TCATTAAAGATGTGGGGGAGCTGCCTGCCAAACGCAACACCGCCTATGAGATCTTAGAGCGCTACTAAAAATGTCTATTCGTCTTTTTTTTATTCTACTATTTTCACTACAAGGAATCGTAATGGCCGCCCAGTTGAGCGAGATTGAAGTCAAAGGGGTGAAGATTCCCCTCATCTATGAAAAAAGCACCCTGATGCCCGCCGTGAATCTCCAGATCGTGTTCACTCACGCAGGTTCGATCACTGATGAGATTCCCGGGCTCGCTTCACTTAGCGCGCGAATCTTTAATGAAGGCACCAAGACGCTTGGTTCGGTGGAGTTTGCCAAGGAGTTGGAGAATCGCGCTATCAGTCTTAGTGTGGGAAGCGGGAATGAGACGCTCGTCTTTGACATGAGTGCGCTAAAGAGCGAATACTTAGAGGGATTGAGACTCACTAGAGAGCTTTTAAGGCAGCCCAATTTCACCAAAGAGGCGCTCTCCAAGGTCAAAACCGACATCAAGGCCTCGCTTTTGCGCAAAGAGAGTGACTTTGATTATGTAGCGCAGGTGGAGCTCCATCGCCGTCTTTTTGAAGGAACCCCTTTGGAGTATCCCTCCATGGGAAATCGCGAGAGCATCGAGAAGATCACCCTTAAAGAGGTGGAGGAGTTTTGGAAAAAGCGAGGGGTTTTGCGCCGAGCGATCGTGCTTGTGGGGGGTGATGTGGAGCTAGAAGAGGTCAAAAAAGATCTCCTTTCGCTCCTCTCTGTGCTTCCTTTGGGTGAAGAGGGTGAGCTTGTTCGCTATGAAGCCAAAGGGGATTTGGAGGTGAAGAGTGTGATCAAAAACACCCAGCAAGCCTACATCTACTTTGGCTCTCCTTTTAGCGTGAAGAATCTTCGTGAAGATTCTTACAAGGCAAAAGTGGCGGCTTTTGTGCTAGGAAGCAGCGGATTTGGCAGCCGGATGATGGAGGAGATTCGCGTCAAACGCGGGCTGGCCTACTCGGCTTATTGGAGAATCTCGCTCAGCAAAAGCGTCAACTACTCCCTTGGCTATCTTCAGACCAAACTAGAGAATGAGCAACAGGCTATTGGCGTGGTGCGGGAGCTCATCGAGGAGTTCCTGCAAAAAGGAATCACCGAAAAAGAGTTAGAGGGAGCCAAGCAGTTCCTCTTGGGGAGTGAACCTTTGCGCAACGAAACCTTGAGTCAGCGCCTCAGCAGCGCCTTTAGCGCCTACTATCGAGGCTTGCCTCTTGATTTTGCCAAGGAGGAGCTCCATAAGATCGAGGCGCTCACGCTTGAAGAGATCAATGCCTACATCAAAGAGCATCAGGAGCTTTTGCAGCTCTCCTTTAGTGTGGTGACCGCCCCTAAAGAGTGATGGAGCCAAGCGACCTCCTCAAACTATCCAAGCTTCACTGCAAAGACGCGCTCGATTTCGCACTCCTAGCTCCCAAGGGCTATGAGGATAGGCGCCCCTCAAGCGAGCTTGTGAGTGGAGCGGAGGGGGTGGTGGAGATAGAGACGCTGGAGTTTTCCCTGCAAAAAGGTCGGGCTAGGGGGCTGGCTTGGCTGGAGCGATTTAAAGAGCGGGCGGAGCTAATCATTTTTCACCCTTCAAAATATCATCACGCTCTCTTTGCCCCCAAAGAGCGATTCTTCGTGAAGGCGAAGGTGGAGCGGCGCTTTGGAAAACTCATCCTTATTCAACCCCAAAAGCTCGCTAAAATCGGAGAGATTCTTCCTAAATTTTCCACCAAGGTGTTCAAAAATCAGACTCTTATAGAACTCGCCTCTAGGGTGTTGAGCAAGGAGAGTCTCATCGCTTTAGGGATTCCCGCTTTGTATGCTTCACGGCTTTGTGAGCTTTTTTTCCCTGATGACTCTTTTTTGAGGCGTTACCAGCAAGAGAGAGGAATTCCAAAAGAGCATCAAGAGGCGCTCAAGTTTGCGGAAATCTTCCGCCATCTTCGAGCACTCGTGGGGAAAAAGCGCTCCTTTGAGGCACTTTGTCGTTGCCAAAACGCTCCTTGGCCTTTTGTGGATTCCCTCCCTTTTCCTCTCACATCGGGTCAAAAAGAGGCGATTGGAGCGATTTGGCGCGACCTCTCTTCCTCCAAGGCGGCACGGCGAATCATCATGGGAGATGTGGGGTGCGGGAAGACTCTAGTGATCTTAGCGGCTGCCTACATGGCCTATCCAAAACAGGCGGTTTTGATGGCGCCCACGACGATTCTAGCGGAGCAGCTCTATGCGGAGGCGAAGCGTTTTTTGCCCGCTCATTTTAAGATTGCGCTGGTGATGCAGGAGAGATCAAGCGATTCTTTGGAGGCGAATCTGCTCATTGGGACGCACGCCCTTTTGTATCGAAAGCTCGATCAAGCGGCTTTAGTGATGATTGATGAGCAGCATCGATTCGGCACGGCGCAGAGAAGTACGCTAGAGCGCTCTCTTTCCGATGAGAGAGGGCATCGACCTCATGTTTTGCAGTTTTCAGCAACCCCTATCCCTAGGACGCTGGCCATGATTGAATCCAATCTCATTGATTTCACCTTTATTCGCGACATCCCCTTCCCCAAGGATATCACCACCCGCGTGATTGCAAAAGGCGATTTTCCTGCGCTTTTGAGCCATCTTGCTCAAGAGATCGCACAGGGGAAGCAGGCGGCGATTATCTATCCTTTGGTGGAGGAGAGTGAGAATCTTGACTATCTTTCGCTCAAAGAGGGCGAAGCCTTTTGGCGAAAACGCTTTGAGGGGGTCTATGTGACTCATGGGAAGGATAGGGAAAAAGAGGCCGTTTTGGAGGAGTTTAGAGAGAAGGGGAAGATTCTCCTAGCCACCACAGTGGT comes from Wolinella succinogenes DSM 1740 and encodes:
- the recG gene encoding ATP-dependent DNA helicase RecG; its protein translation is MEPSDLLKLSKLHCKDALDFALLAPKGYEDRRPSSELVSGAEGVVEIETLEFSLQKGRARGLAWLERFKERAELIIFHPSKYHHALFAPKERFFVKAKVERRFGKLILIQPQKLAKIGEILPKFSTKVFKNQTLIELASRVLSKESLIALGIPALYASRLCELFFPDDSFLRRYQQERGIPKEHQEALKFAEIFRHLRALVGKKRSFEALCRCQNAPWPFVDSLPFPLTSGQKEAIGAIWRDLSSSKAARRIIMGDVGCGKTLVILAAAYMAYPKQAVLMAPTTILAEQLYAEAKRFLPAHFKIALVMQERSSDSLEANLLIGTHALLYRKLDQAALVMIDEQHRFGTAQRSTLERSLSDERGHRPHVLQFSATPIPRTLAMIESNLIDFTFIRDIPFPKDITTRVIAKGDFPALLSHLAQEIAQGKQAAIIYPLVEESENLDYLSLKEGEAFWRKRFEGVYVTHGKDREKEAVLEEFREKGKILLATTVVEVGISLPKLSTIVIVGAERLGLATLHQLRGRVSRNGLKGYCFLYTHHKASKRLDDFASTLDGFEIAELDLKYRQGGDLVGGGRQSGESFTYFDPSCDQELLQEAQAILNAQVKR
- a CDS encoding M16 family metallopeptidase, which codes for MAAQLSEIEVKGVKIPLIYEKSTLMPAVNLQIVFTHAGSITDEIPGLASLSARIFNEGTKTLGSVEFAKELENRAISLSVGSGNETLVFDMSALKSEYLEGLRLTRELLRQPNFTKEALSKVKTDIKASLLRKESDFDYVAQVELHRRLFEGTPLEYPSMGNRESIEKITLKEVEEFWKKRGVLRRAIVLVGGDVELEEVKKDLLSLLSVLPLGEEGELVRYEAKGDLEVKSVIKNTQQAYIYFGSPFSVKNLREDSYKAKVAAFVLGSSGFGSRMMEEIRVKRGLAYSAYWRISLSKSVNYSLGYLQTKLENEQQAIGVVRELIEEFLQKGITEKELEGAKQFLLGSEPLRNETLSQRLSSAFSAYYRGLPLDFAKEELHKIEALTLEEINAYIKEHQELLQLSFSVVTAPKE